From a single Nicotiana tomentosiformis chromosome 2, ASM39032v3, whole genome shotgun sequence genomic region:
- the LOC138905891 gene encoding uncharacterized protein: MLKKATATQKSKFVADETTSRAPRVIKSRGESHSEIPSRTSHTPPSPEELQGAPALAPVLARRQEVGIGHADWAISARVPDFINLDLPVFTGADPNEDPQVFIDRMQRTLGVMKASATESVELASYRLQDVAVNWYDSWELSRGILSVSSYDVYAFINPGSTLSYITPLVASKFGIKPELVKPFEVSTPVGNPVIAKRVYKDCIVVVHSRSTVADQIELDMVEFDVIMGMDLLASCYANIDFRSNMVRFQFPWEPILEWKSNTASPRGRFISYLKARKMIIKGYIYHLVWVQDVEVESPTIQYIPVVNEFLDVFPNELSGLPPKREIEFAIDLLPDMQPIYIPPYKMAAAELRELKEQLRDLLEKGEGIQVDTQNIEAVKTWPRHTTPTEVHSFLDFGWLLQEICRGIFFSFSTIDKDTTTSFLVTGVKEHQYEDLVLAYYSDTTPQKKKTPFDITEDGVLRYRGRLCVPNVAGLRRQVMGETHYSRYSIHPGVRKMHHDIREIYWLDGMKKDIAEFVAQCPNCQQVKIKNQKPGGLLQAIEIPTWKWETDTQAERTIQTLEDMLRACVIDFKGSWDDHLPLIEFTYNNRYHSSIQMAPYEALYGRKGRSPIGWFNVGETKLVGPELVLSKCHVSEGLSGESAQRNT; encoded by the exons ATGCTGAAGAAGGCTACAGCCACCCAGAAAAGCAAGTTcgtggctgatgagactactagtcgagcaCCACGAGTTATCAAGTCTCgaggagagtctcatagtgagattccttCTCGGACTTCACATACCCCACCCTCTCCAGAGGAACTCCAAGGGGCACCAGCTCTAGCGCCCGTCCTT GCTCGGcgtcaggaagtaggtattggtcatgcagattgggccatcagtgcgagggttccTGATTTTATTAATTTGGACCTTccggtattcactggagcagatccaaacgaggaccctcaagtatttatcgataggatgcaaaGGACATTGGGGGTAATGAAGGCCagtgcgactgagtcagttgagctagcctCCTATAGACTTCAAGacgttgcagttaattggtacgactcttgggagttgtccagag gtatattatcagtctcctcatatgatgtatatgcatttaTTAACCCTGGTTCAACCTTATCATATAttactccgttggttgctagtaagtttggaataaaacctgagttggttaaaccttttgaggtatcCACACCTGTTGGGAATCCAGTGATAGCTAAGCGGGTATATAAagattgtatagtagtagttcatagtagatctacagtagcagaccaaatcgagttagatatggtagaatttgatgttataatgggtatggatttgttggcttcttgttatgccaacATTGATTTTAGATCAAATATGGTCCGATTTCAATTTCCATGGGAGCCTATTTTGGAATGGAAAAgtaatacggcatcgccgagaggtagatttatttcctatcttaaggcaagaaAGATGATcataaagggctatatttatcacttagtttggGTTCAAGATGtggaagtagagtcaccaaccattcaatatatccctgtggttaatgagtttctcgATGTTTTCCCTAATGAGCTTTCGGGTCTTCCGCCaaagcgagaaattgagtttgctattgacctatTACCAGATATGCAACCAATATATATTCCTCCCTACAAAATGGCAgctgcagagctgagagagttgaaggaacaactaagggaccTTCTTGAAAAAG gtgaaggtatccaggttgatacacaaaatattgaggcagtaaagacttggcctagacatacgacaccgacggaggttcatAGCTTCCTCGATTTTGGctggttattacaggagatttgtagagggattttcttctcattcagcaccattgacaaa GATACGACAACATCCTTTTTAGTAACTGGAGTGAAGGAACACCAGTACGAGGATCTTGTGTTAGCTTATTATAGTGATACAACCCCTCAGAAGAAGAAGACACCATTTGATATTacagaagatggggtcctcagatatcgaggacgattatgtgtccctaatgttgcagggctacgtcggcaggttatgggagaaactcactattctcgttattctatccatccaggagtAAGAAAGATgcatcatgatatcagggaaatatattggttggacggaatgaaaaaggatatagccgagtttgttgctcagtgccctaactgtcaaCAGGTTAAGATTAAGAatcaaaaacccggtggattattacaggctatagagattccgacttggaagtgggaG acagacacacaggctgagcgtactattcagacacttgaggatatgttacgggcttgtgtgatagacttcaagggtagctgggatgatcatctgccgcttattgagttcaCGTATAATAAtcgctatcattccagtattcagatggctccatacgaagctctttacggacggaagGGTAGGTCACCTATAGGATGGTTcaatgttggggaaactaagctAGTAGGACCTGAGCTG GTGTTAAGTAAGTGCCATGTGTCAGAGGGATTGTCaggagaatcggctcag agaaATACCTAA